The genomic stretch AAGCGCGTCGGCGCGCTCACCTCGGGCGCGACGAAGCGCGTGTGGAGCGGATCGCCGCGCTGGACCTCGACCGCGGGGTTGCGGTTGGTCGCCTCGGACTCGCGATACTGCCACCAGTCATAGGCGACCGTGTCGCCATCGGGGTCCTTCGATCCCTCGGCAGAGAGGCGGACGGTGTCGCCCGAGGTCGCGGTCATCTCGACTGCTTCGGTGCCGGCGATGCCGTTGAGCACGAGCTGCGGGTTATGGTTCGCGCCCTTGTAGCTGGATTGCAGCGTCCATTGGATGCGCCCGGCAAAGTCATGCTGGAACGCCTCGCGCCAGCGCCAGATCGTCGCCTTGTTGGTCTGGCGGACCTTGCCGTCGATGCCGACCACCAGGTCGCTGGTGTCGGTCCACACCCCGTCCCATTCGGAAACCTTGCCATAGCGCCCGCCCCAGCTGCCATAATCGGGATGCTCGGGGCTGCCGAGGCCGTTGGGGATCAGATAGAGGAAGCTCGGCGTGTCGCCTTCCATGATGAATTCGAAGCTGGGGTAGAGCGACCCCAGCGGCCCGCGCTGGATATTCTCGCGGATCCATTCCTTCGACACCGTGGTGAAGTCCGGCCCGTCGAAATAATACATGCGGTCGCCCGAAATCCCGCCCCAGGTCGACAGATTATAGTGGCGGTGCGCGGTGAGGCTCACGATCCAGAACAGGTCGGGGAACTGGCGCCGGACCCAGGGGCCGGCATTGTCCTGGTCGGAGATCGAATAGACGCGCAGTTTCGCGACGAACTTCGCCACCTCTGCGGGCGTGCGCGTCTGGCGGACCTTCCACATCGCCTGCGCGAGGTCGACTGCGCCGCCCCAGACGGTGATCCACACCGGGCGCGGATCGGGCTTGTCGACTGTCCGGATGATCCAGTCGGACGCCGCGCTATCCTTGCCCTCGCCCACCCCGAGCATCCCGAATTCGGGGCGGCCGGGCTTGACCACCGAACGCAGAGTGTCGGCGCTCGGCCAGCCCTTGGCATGGACCTTCAGATTGGGCAGCGCCTTTTCATAGCCGTCGATGCGCCGGGTGATCTGTTCGGGGTGGACCGAATCCATCAGGTGGCGCGACGTGGAGGGCACCAGCCCCTCGACATCCCATTCATTGGCATAGAGCAGGAAGCGGACCATCGATTCCATGTCGTCGGGGTCCGATCCGACATCGGTGAGCACGATGACGCGCGGCTTGGCCGGCGCGGGCGTCGCCTGTTGCGCCAGCGCGGGAAGCGCTGCGGCGCCGATCGCCGTCCCGACCGTCGCGGCGGCGGCGAGCAGCCGGGCCATGGCCCCGATTGTGATCCTCATATGCCTCTCCTCAGTCTTGCTTTTTTATCGTTCGTGCAGTCCCGCCGAAGCCCCAACAGCGGCGCGCCATCGCGCATGCAGCGCCGCGCGATCGGCGGGGTCGGCGCGGGGTTCGAAACGGTCCTGCTCGATCGGCGGCCAGCGCGCGGGCGCCAGCCCCGCCGCTTCCGCCGCGAGCCACGCGACGCCGCGCGCGCCCAGCTCCAGCTGACGCGGGCGCAGCACCGGGCGACCGATCGCATCGGCCAGCATCTGCATCAACAGATCATTGCCCGCCGCGCCGCCATCGACCGACAGCGACGCCAGCGGGGCGCCGAGATCGGCGTCCATCGCCATCGCGACATCGCCGATCTGGAGCGCAATCCCCTCCAGCACCGCGCGCGCGACATGCGCCGGCTCGGTGCCGAGCGACATCCCGCTCAGCAGCCCGCGCGCGTCGGACTCCCAATGCGGCGCGCCCAGCCCGGCGAGCGCGGGGACGAACACCACGCCTTCGCTCGCGGGCACCGAGGCGGCGAGCGCGGTCAGCGCCTGTTCGTCCTTGAGGTTGAGCAGCCGCGTCGCGAACGCCGCGGCATGGCCAGACACCGCGACATTGCCCTCCAGCGCATGGACCACGGCACCGCCGCGCCCCCAGGCGATCGTGCCCGACAGCCCGTGCGCCGATGCGACGCGCCCGTCGGTGACCGCCATCAGCGACGATCCGGTACCGCACGTCACCTTCGCCTCGCCCGGCCCGGCAAAGCCATGGCCGAGCAGCGCCGCGTGCGAATCGCCGAGCATCGCGTGGATCGGCAGCCCCTCCGGCGCGCCCGCGCCCGACGTGGTGCCGAACCGCGCATCGGACGAGCGCACCTGCGGGAGCAGCGATCGGGGAATGCCGAACAGCGCCAGCATCTCTTCGTCCCAATCGCCGGTATCGAGCGACAGGAGCTGGGTGCGCGAGGCGTTGCTGACATCGGTCGCGTGGACCGCGCCGCCGGTCAGGTGCCAGAGCAGCCAGCTGTCGACCGTCCCGGCGCGCAGTTCGCCCGCCTCGGCGCGGGCGCGGGCGCCGGGGACTTCGTCGAGCAGCCAGCCAAGCTTCGTGCTCGGAAACAGCGGGTCGATGCCCAGCCCGGTGCGCGCGACGATCCGCGCCGCATGCGGGCGCAGCGCGGCGCAGCGTTCGGAGGTGCGGCGGCATTGCCAGCTGATCGCGGGCGCCAGCGGTTCGCCGGTCTCGGCATCCCAAAGCAGGATCGTCTCGCGCTGGTTGGCGATGGCGATCGCCGCGACGTCGCATCCGGGCGTCGTCGCGATCAGCTCGGCGATCGCGCCCGCGACGCTGCCCCAGATCGCCTCGCCCGATTGCTCGGCCCAGCCGGGGCGCGGGTGGCGCACGCCGAGCGGGTGCGCGGCGCGCCCGAGCACCGCGCCGCTATCCGCCGCGAACAGCAGCGCCTTGGTATTCGTCGTGCCCTGATCGACCGCGAGGATCGCCGGACGCGGCATCACGCGCGCGCGGCGACGAGTTCGCGCGCCGCCTGCGCCATCCCTGCTGCGGTCAGCCCATAATGTTCGAGCAG from Sphingomonas hengshuiensis encodes the following:
- a CDS encoding FGGY family carbohydrate kinase, which produces MPRPAILAVDQGTTNTKALLFAADSGAVLGRAAHPLGVRHPRPGWAEQSGEAIWGSVAGAIAELIATTPGCDVAAIAIANQRETILLWDAETGEPLAPAISWQCRRTSERCAALRPHAARIVARTGLGIDPLFPSTKLGWLLDEVPGARARAEAGELRAGTVDSWLLWHLTGGAVHATDVSNASRTQLLSLDTGDWDEEMLALFGIPRSLLPQVRSSDARFGTTSGAGAPEGLPIHAMLGDSHAALLGHGFAGPGEAKVTCGTGSSLMAVTDGRVASAHGLSGTIAWGRGGAVVHALEGNVAVSGHAAAFATRLLNLKDEQALTALAASVPASEGVVFVPALAGLGAPHWESDARGLLSGMSLGTEPAHVARAVLEGIALQIGDVAMAMDADLGAPLASLSVDGGAAGNDLLMQMLADAIGRPVLRPRQLELGARGVAWLAAEAAGLAPARWPPIEQDRFEPRADPADRAALHARWRAAVGASAGLHER
- a CDS encoding DUF1593 domain-containing protein, whose translation is MRITIGAMARLLAAAATVGTAIGAAALPALAQQATPAPAKPRVIVLTDVGSDPDDMESMVRFLLYANEWDVEGLVPSTSRHLMDSVHPEQITRRIDGYEKALPNLKVHAKGWPSADTLRSVVKPGRPEFGMLGVGEGKDSAASDWIIRTVDKPDPRPVWITVWGGAVDLAQAMWKVRQTRTPAEVAKFVAKLRVYSISDQDNAGPWVRRQFPDLFWIVSLTAHRHYNLSTWGGISGDRMYYFDGPDFTTVSKEWIRENIQRGPLGSLYPSFEFIMEGDTPSFLYLIPNGLGSPEHPDYGSWGGRYGKVSEWDGVWTDTSDLVVGIDGKVRQTNKATIWRWREAFQHDFAGRIQWTLQSSYKGANHNPQLVLNGIAGTEAVEMTATSGDTVRLSAEGSKDPDGDTVAYDWWQYRESEATNRNPAVEVQRGDPLHTRFVAPEVSAPTRFHIILEARDAGTPALYAYRRAIVTVNPRAK